One Nicotiana sylvestris chromosome 12, ASM39365v2, whole genome shotgun sequence genomic window carries:
- the LOC104234719 gene encoding uncharacterized protein has product MRQLLRASFSDATDPPREGVLNHFSHRHLLLRLHLLESEGIKCNFCDIIISGWAYACEKQCTYLHDLCSNFPREIRHDFYPGFDHTLILRPFQSRSGREQFRCDACGSGDSDETLFQSYYCCESCNFNLHVECASIPIALNQKVRYPLHLFLSFPITTEAATPFCSICAKVVPTSGCWVFYSHDHDYLCHFDCAAVAEYGMEKDSMGKLQNRVQSLEITNCPPARPSQPCGGVKHFTHRHSLKEYNLEMPLSCSLCNFADSSGYFCSDCNYFIDKICFSIPSKIQHMSHPQHPLKFTPFLDLVHEDLKCSGCLADFKYRGMAYYCAPCKFSIEFYCAGAPKTLTLVDNVSYELFFSFPFKHENAEIECNFKLASVGPLTCYKSQAIRP; this is encoded by the exons ATGAGACAGTTATTAAGAGCTTCTTTTTCTGATGCCACAGATCCTCCTCGCGAGGGTGTCTTGAATCACTTCAGCCATCGTCATCTGTTGCTACGGTTGCACCTTCTAGAGAGTGAAGGAATCAAATGCAACTTTTGCGATATCATCATCTCTGGTTGGGCTTATGCTTGCGAGAAGCAGTGTACTTACCTTCATGACTTGTGTAGTAATTTCCCTAGAGAAATTCGCCATGATTTTTACCCCGGCTTTGACCACACTCTTATTCTCAGGCCCTTTCAATCCAGAAGCGGCCGAGAGCAGTTTCGTTGCGATGCCTGTGGTTCTGGTGATTCTGATGAAACCCTCTTCCAGTCATACTATTGCTGCGAGTCTTGCAATTTCAATCTACACGTTGAGTGTGCTTCTATTCCCATAGCCCTGAACCAAAAAGTGAGATACCCTCTTCATCTGTTCCTTTCCTTTCCAATAACTACTGAGGCTGCTACTCCCTTTTGCTCCATTTGTGCTAAAGTTGTTCCTACTTCGGGTTGCTGGGTATTTTATAGCCATGATCATGATTACTTGTGTCACTTCGACTGTGCTGCTGTAGCTGAATATGGAATGGAGAAAGATTCAATGGGAAAGCTTCAAAACCGGGTGCAATCTCTGGAGATCACGAATTGTCCTCCTGCTCGTCCAAGTCAGCCATGTGGGGGCGTCAAACATTTCACTCACCGCCATTCTCTCAAGGAATATAACCTGGAGATGCCCCTGAGCTGCAGCTTGTGCAACTTTGCTGATTCCTCAGGCTACTTTTGCAGTGATTGCAATTACTTTATTGATAAGATTTGCTTTTCCATTCCATCCAAGATTCAACATATGTCTCATCCTCAACACCCTCTTAAATTTACTCCTTTCTTAGATCTTGTGCATGAGGATCTCAAATGTTCGGGCTGCCTTGCTGATTTCAAATATCGTGGAATGGCATACTATTGTGCCCCATGTAAATTTAGTATTGAGTTTTATTGTGCTGGAGCTCCCAAAACGTTGACCTTGGTGGATAATGTATCTTATGAGCTCTTCTTTTCATTCCCTTTCAAACACGAGAATGCAGAGATCGAGTGCAAT TTCAAATTAGCTTCTGTTGGCCCTTTAACCTGTTATAAATCTCAAGCTATTAGGCCTTAA
- the LOC138883290 gene encoding uncharacterized protein: MRGCYKCGKTNHHIKNCPQWEIEWKKKRAEQRNRKKEQVQPKKNKGSTKVMVAAWGESLDESSNNENGDEQALMAIRESDEDSEVSVIHLKDKIKFLSKEKLSELLLDFIDESENLNNKKGTTIQGV; encoded by the coding sequence ATGAGGGGGTGTTACAAGTGTGGGAAGACTAATCACCACATCAAAAAttgccctcaatgggaaattgaatggaagaagaaaAGAGCTGAACaaagaaataggaagaaggaacaagttcaacccaagaagaacaaaggatcaacaaaggttatggttgctgcttggggagaaagctTAGATGAAAGCTCAAATAATGAaaatggagatgaacaagcacttatggccattagAGAATCTGATGAGGACTCTGAGGTAAGtgtaattcatctcaaagacaagattaaatttttgtctaaagaaaagcTATCTGAGTTACTTCtagattttattgatgaatctGAGAATCTAAACAATAAAAAAGGAACAACTATCCAAGGAgtgtga